The following are encoded in a window of Pseudalgibacter alginicilyticus genomic DNA:
- a CDS encoding RNA polymerase sigma factor, with translation MEDQNFINDLKAGKHFAYGKLIDNFQQKVFATCISFVPNKEDAEDIAQEVFVEVFNSINKFKGDSKLSTWIYRITTNKCLEFIRKRNTKKRFAFLQSIMGNEIPTDKTKYFTEINHPGILLENKEKSETLFKAINQLPEAQKIVFTLSKVEGMSNLEICDITEKSLSSVESLMFRAKKNLQKALENFYKSEK, from the coding sequence TTGGAGGACCAGAATTTTATTAACGATTTAAAAGCAGGCAAACATTTTGCTTACGGAAAACTAATTGACAACTTTCAACAAAAGGTATTTGCTACTTGTATATCATTTGTACCCAATAAAGAAGATGCCGAAGATATCGCGCAAGAAGTATTTGTGGAGGTTTTTAATTCAATTAATAAATTTAAAGGAGACTCTAAGCTATCAACTTGGATTTATCGAATTACCACAAATAAATGCTTAGAGTTTATTAGAAAAAGGAATACTAAAAAACGCTTTGCTTTTTTACAATCTATTATGGGAAATGAAATTCCTACTGATAAAACTAAATATTTTACAGAAATAAACCACCCTGGTATTTTATTAGAAAATAAAGAAAAAAGCGAAACACTTTTTAAAGCTATAAACCAATTGCCTGAAGCTCAAAAAATTGTTTTCACACTTAGTAAAGTAGAGGGTATGAGTAACCTAGAAATTTGCGATATTACAGAAAAAAGTTTATCATCAGTAGAATCCTTAATGTTTCGAGCTAAAAAAAATTTACAAAAAGCTTTAGAAAACTTTTATAAAAGCGAAAAGTAA